In Desulfosediminicola ganghwensis, a single window of DNA contains:
- a CDS encoding BMP family ABC transporter substrate-binding protein, which yields MLKRAAVALMLAAGLAFAGSAAAKETKVGFVYVGPIGDHGWSYQHNQGRLAVEKELGVKTSYVESVSEGADAERVIRQLASSGHDLIFTTSFGYMNPTVKVAKQFPNVKFEHSTGYKRADNVTTYSARFYEGRAIIGAMAGKMTKSNVVGYIGSFPIPEVIRGIDAFTIALRKVNPEATVKVVWVNSWFDPGKESDAAKTLIDQGCDIIAQHTDSPAPLQVAEQRGVYGFGQASDMIKFAPKAQLTAIVDNWDPYYIERTKAVMDGTWKSEDTWDGLSTGMVKMAPYGDAVPEDVRKMAEEIKQSIIDGSFHPFQGPIKNQKGEIVVKEGEVLSDKELLGLSWYVEGVEGSIPK from the coding sequence ATGTTGAAAAGAGCAGCAGTAGCATTAATGCTTGCCGCAGGGCTGGCATTTGCCGGCAGCGCGGCAGCTAAAGAGACTAAGGTTGGTTTTGTATACGTAGGCCCGATCGGTGACCACGGTTGGAGCTACCAGCATAACCAGGGACGTCTTGCGGTTGAAAAAGAGCTCGGCGTGAAGACCTCTTACGTTGAGAGCGTCTCCGAAGGTGCGGATGCTGAGCGCGTTATCCGCCAGCTGGCAAGCTCCGGTCACGACCTGATCTTCACCACCTCGTTCGGTTACATGAACCCGACCGTTAAAGTGGCAAAGCAGTTCCCCAATGTGAAGTTCGAGCACTCCACCGGTTACAAACGTGCTGATAACGTCACCACCTACTCCGCCCGCTTCTACGAGGGACGCGCCATCATCGGTGCAATGGCCGGCAAAATGACCAAATCCAACGTAGTTGGCTACATCGGCTCATTTCCTATCCCGGAGGTTATCCGCGGTATCGATGCCTTTACCATCGCTCTTCGCAAGGTAAATCCTGAAGCGACAGTGAAAGTTGTCTGGGTAAACTCCTGGTTTGATCCGGGCAAAGAGAGTGACGCGGCCAAGACTCTTATCGATCAGGGCTGTGACATTATCGCCCAGCACACCGACTCCCCTGCCCCACTGCAGGTTGCTGAGCAGCGTGGCGTATACGGTTTCGGTCAGGCTTCCGACATGATCAAGTTCGCACCGAAAGCCCAGCTCACCGCCATCGTCGACAACTGGGACCCATACTACATCGAGAGAACCAAGGCGGTAATGGACGGCACCTGGAAGTCTGAGGACACCTGGGACGGCCTGAGCACCGGTATGGTAAAAATGGCTCCTTACGGAGATGCGGTACCTGAAGATGTTCGCAAGATGGCTGAAGAGATCAAGCAGTCCATCATCGACGGCTCCTTCCACCCGTTCCAGGGACCAATCAAGAATCAGAAAGGCGAGATCGTTGTCAAAGAGGGCGAGGTGCTCTCCGACAAGGAACTTCTCGGCCTGAGCTGGTATGTTGAGGGTGTTGAAGGCTCCATCCCCAAGTAA
- a CDS encoding ABC transporter ATP-binding protein: MKSNSDKSNFLLELQGMTKSFPGVLANDCVDLCLQSGEVHALLGENGAGKSTLVKMIYGILKPDSGTIYYKGTPVEIDSPAKARELGIAMVFQHFSLFDSLSVVENISLGMDEEVDRETLAKEIIEVSDRYGLPLDPHRHVYTLSVGERQRIEIVRCLLQKPQLLVMDEPTSVLTPQEVKKLFVTLKRLAGEGLAILYISHKLDEIKEICQKATILRTGKHIATVDVEKESTSSLATMMMGEEFTSSQAERTTDFGEIRLQVKGLNLAAAESTGVSLTDIDLDVRAGEIVGIAGVAGNGQDELLKALNGEESCKNNECIIIDGKHSGRLDPNARRRAGLASVPEKRLGHGAVPDMSLVDNAFMTGFQRMKLIMRGLINYGRTKKFANRVIDDFSVKTPGSNVQAESLSGGNLQKFIIGRELTQNPDILIISQPTWGVDAGAAQTIRDALRELANKGAAMLIISQDLDELMDISDRIGAICGGRLSRFYPTDEMTVEKVGLLMAGVSLEKGENNAA; the protein is encoded by the coding sequence ATGAAGAGTAACTCTGATAAATCCAATTTTCTATTGGAACTCCAGGGAATGACCAAAAGCTTCCCGGGAGTGTTGGCCAACGATTGTGTCGATCTGTGTCTTCAATCCGGCGAGGTGCATGCCCTCCTTGGCGAAAACGGCGCAGGCAAGTCGACCCTGGTGAAGATGATCTATGGCATCCTCAAACCAGACAGCGGCACCATCTATTACAAGGGCACACCTGTTGAAATAGACTCACCAGCCAAGGCGCGTGAGCTTGGCATTGCCATGGTATTTCAGCACTTCTCCCTGTTTGACTCCCTCTCCGTCGTTGAAAACATCTCTTTAGGCATGGATGAAGAGGTTGACCGTGAGACACTCGCCAAGGAAATCATAGAGGTTTCTGATCGTTACGGCCTTCCCCTCGATCCCCATCGCCATGTCTATACACTCTCAGTTGGCGAGCGCCAACGGATCGAGATTGTTCGTTGCCTCCTGCAGAAGCCGCAACTGCTGGTAATGGATGAGCCAACCTCGGTGCTTACGCCCCAGGAGGTGAAAAAGCTCTTTGTCACCTTGAAGCGCCTTGCCGGCGAAGGTCTTGCCATCCTTTACATCAGTCACAAACTTGACGAGATAAAAGAAATCTGCCAGAAAGCCACCATTCTGAGAACGGGCAAACATATTGCCACTGTGGATGTTGAAAAAGAATCCACCTCTTCTCTGGCCACCATGATGATGGGCGAAGAATTCACCTCCAGCCAGGCAGAACGCACAACTGACTTTGGTGAAATTCGCCTTCAGGTGAAAGGCTTGAATCTGGCCGCAGCCGAATCAACCGGTGTCTCTCTCACTGATATTGATCTTGACGTCCGGGCGGGTGAGATTGTCGGCATTGCCGGTGTGGCCGGTAATGGCCAGGATGAGTTGCTCAAGGCACTCAACGGCGAGGAGAGCTGTAAAAATAACGAATGCATCATTATTGACGGAAAACACTCCGGCAGGCTTGATCCCAACGCCAGGCGACGTGCAGGTCTGGCCAGCGTCCCTGAGAAGCGTCTCGGCCATGGTGCGGTGCCGGACATGAGCCTGGTTGACAATGCGTTTATGACAGGCTTTCAGCGGATGAAACTGATCATGCGGGGCCTGATCAATTACGGCAGGACTAAAAAATTCGCCAACCGGGTCATTGACGATTTCAGCGTCAAAACCCCCGGCTCAAATGTTCAAGCCGAGAGTCTCTCCGGCGGCAACCTGCAAAAGTTCATAATTGGCCGTGAGCTGACCCAGAACCCTGACATTCTCATTATCTCCCAACCGACCTGGGGTGTTGATGCCGGTGCTGCCCAGACCATCCGCGATGCTCTGCGCGAGCTTGCCAACAAGGGAGCGGCAATGCTCATAATATCCCAGGATCTTGATGAATTGATGGATATCTCAGACAGAATCGGCGCTATCTGCGGCGGCCGACTGTCCAGATTTTACCCTACAGACGAAATGACCGTCGAAAAGGTCGGGCTCCTGATGGCAGGTGTCTCGCTTGAAAAAGGAGAGAACAATGCTGCCTAG
- a CDS encoding ABC transporter permease, with protein MLPSLVKRQQISKSMVYLSPVLAFVLSLLAGVILFIIMGVSPLAALHSYFVEPLSSSYNLAELAVKATPLVLIGVALSLGFKAGVWNIGAEGQLTMGGLCGGVVALYFYDQQGFYILPLMLAAGMAGGMAWAGIVAFLRVRFNANEILTSLMLSYVAGLFLNLMVHGPLKDPDGFNFPESRLFGDSAMLPILIEGTRLHVGALMALIAVGLGWVIISRTLLGYQIKVAGSAPAASAHAGFSGARIIWITLLIGGAMAGLAGVIEVSGPIGQLLPSISPGYGFTAIIVAYVGRLHPVGALFAGILLALTYLGGEMAQIQLNLPVAVTGVFQGLLLFFLLACDVLIHYRVQFGKPALAREKR; from the coding sequence ATGCTGCCTAGCCTGGTCAAACGTCAGCAGATTTCAAAATCGATGGTTTACCTTTCACCGGTGCTTGCCTTTGTGCTTTCACTGCTGGCTGGTGTGATACTTTTTATTATTATGGGTGTTTCTCCACTCGCTGCCCTGCATTCCTATTTTGTCGAGCCGCTCTCATCCAGTTATAATCTGGCCGAGCTTGCGGTGAAAGCAACCCCTCTTGTTCTCATCGGCGTGGCGCTATCTTTGGGTTTTAAAGCAGGAGTGTGGAATATCGGCGCCGAGGGCCAGCTGACAATGGGCGGCCTCTGCGGTGGTGTGGTCGCCCTGTACTTTTATGATCAGCAAGGGTTTTATATCCTGCCGCTGATGCTCGCTGCAGGTATGGCCGGTGGTATGGCCTGGGCCGGAATCGTGGCCTTTTTACGGGTGCGCTTTAACGCCAACGAAATCCTCACCAGCCTGATGCTCAGTTACGTGGCTGGTCTGTTCCTGAACCTGATGGTGCATGGTCCACTCAAGGACCCGGATGGATTTAACTTTCCTGAATCAAGACTGTTTGGGGATTCCGCCATGCTGCCTATCCTCATCGAGGGAACACGACTGCATGTTGGCGCGCTGATGGCATTGATAGCTGTCGGCCTGGGTTGGGTCATAATCTCCAGAACTCTGCTCGGTTACCAGATCAAGGTTGCCGGTTCAGCACCTGCGGCCAGTGCCCATGCCGGGTTCAGCGGTGCCCGAATTATCTGGATAACCCTCCTGATCGGAGGTGCCATGGCCGGACTCGCTGGTGTCATAGAGGTTTCCGGCCCTATCGGTCAATTATTGCCGTCCATTTCTCCCGGTTATGGCTTTACCGCCATCATTGTCGCCTATGTGGGCAGACTGCATCCGGTTGGAGCGCTTTTTGCGGGCATCTTGCTGGCGCTCACCTATCTGGGTGGCGAAATGGCGCAAATCCAACTCAACCTGCCGGTGGCTGTTACAGGCGTCTTTCAAGGCTTGCTGCTGTTTTTCCTGCTGGCCTGTGACGTACTCATTCACTATCGCGTTCAATTCGGTAAGCCTGCTCTGGCTCGGGAGAAGAGATAA
- a CDS encoding RNA polymerase sigma factor, protein MLNGQEENDAILVQRLVAGENIALDIIMKRYQEPLFFFVLRYVHDEDVAYDLVQETFFRVYTRAEKYNPEYKFSTWLYQIALNLCRDFGRKQTLRKFFSLSDQSDGTKAKAEMVHDARIEESYDTEVEIDKLHEEIARLPHKLKAALILYTLEEKSQATCGEILGISQKAVETRVYRARKVLEQKMAGR, encoded by the coding sequence ATGCTGAACGGTCAAGAAGAAAACGACGCAATCCTGGTTCAAAGACTCGTAGCAGGCGAAAATATTGCCCTTGATATCATCATGAAACGGTATCAGGAGCCACTCTTTTTTTTCGTGCTTCGTTATGTTCACGATGAAGATGTTGCCTACGATCTGGTGCAGGAAACATTCTTTCGTGTTTACACCAGGGCGGAAAAATATAACCCGGAATACAAATTTTCAACATGGCTGTATCAGATAGCTCTCAATCTCTGCCGCGACTTTGGGCGAAAACAGACGCTTCGAAAATTTTTTTCTTTGTCTGACCAAAGCGATGGAACAAAGGCCAAAGCCGAAATGGTGCATGATGCCCGGATTGAGGAGAGTTATGACACTGAAGTTGAGATTGACAAACTGCATGAGGAGATAGCCAGACTACCTCACAAACTGAAAGCGGCTCTTATCCTCTACACCCTTGAGGAAAAAAGTCAGGCAACATGCGGCGAGATTCTTGGCATAAGTCAGAAAGCTGTTGAAACAAGAGTTTACCGTGCCCGCAAAGTTCTCGAACAAAAAATGGCAGGACGTTGA
- a CDS encoding ABC transporter permease has protein sequence MEAYIPMLLTIITAATPLLFAAIGEMVTEKSGVLNLGVEGMMVMGAIIGFLTVHVTGSATFAILAAIMAGMVMAALFGVLILYFHASQVPTGLALTIFGVGLSALVGQSMIGVAYQGIPDVSIPFLSDIPLLGDLLFNHDIMVYLSVLMVGLVHLFLTRTRAGLILRAVGDSHDAAHAMGYSVIRIRFLATLFGGAMAGLGGAYLSLAYSPLWVEQMTAGRGWIALALVVFASWRPWRVLFGAYLFGGISILQLHAQAYGIAVPAQVMSMLPYLATIVVLVIISRDLSKIRINAPASLGRSFHPSK, from the coding sequence ATGGAAGCATACATTCCCATGCTGCTCACTATCATTACAGCAGCAACACCACTATTATTTGCCGCAATCGGCGAGATGGTTACAGAAAAATCCGGGGTACTGAACCTTGGTGTCGAGGGGATGATGGTCATGGGTGCCATCATCGGTTTTCTCACCGTTCATGTCACCGGCAGTGCCACCTTCGCTATCCTGGCTGCCATCATGGCCGGTATGGTAATGGCTGCCCTGTTTGGCGTTTTAATTCTCTATTTTCACGCAAGCCAGGTGCCAACCGGCCTTGCATTAACCATTTTTGGTGTCGGCCTGAGTGCTCTGGTTGGCCAGTCAATGATCGGTGTGGCGTACCAGGGTATTCCCGATGTCTCGATCCCATTTCTCTCCGATATCCCGCTCCTTGGCGATCTGCTGTTTAACCATGACATAATGGTCTATCTCAGTGTGCTGATGGTTGGCCTAGTTCATCTCTTTTTAACACGGACCAGAGCCGGTCTCATTCTGCGTGCGGTGGGCGACTCCCACGATGCCGCTCATGCCATGGGCTATTCAGTTATTCGAATCAGATTCCTGGCTACTCTTTTCGGTGGCGCCATGGCCGGCCTGGGTGGAGCATATCTCTCCCTCGCCTACTCGCCGCTCTGGGTTGAGCAGATGACCGCAGGCAGAGGCTGGATCGCCCTGGCACTGGTGGTATTTGCCAGCTGGCGCCCATGGCGTGTGTTGTTTGGCGCATACCTCTTCGGCGGTATCTCCATCCTGCAGCTCCACGCCCAGGCGTACGGCATTGCGGTGCCGGCCCAGGTGATGTCGATGCTGCCGTACCTGGCAACCATCGTCGTGCTGGTAATTATTTCCAGGGATCTTTCCAAGATACGCATCAATGCCCCGGCAAGCCTCGGCCGCTCATTTCATCCGAGCAAATAA
- the ppk2 gene encoding polyphosphate kinase 2, whose translation MARDKLSTEEYEKALEKLQVELCLLQRYVKEQGLRVVVVFEGRDAAGKGGVIKRITERVSPRIFRVIALPAPNEREKTQLYMQRYIKHMPAAGEVILFDRSWYNRAGVEKVMGFCSEWEYENFLANTPQFEKYLTTVGIVLIKYFFDVTMEEQERRFRKRLTDPRRQWKLSPMDVESYQRWWDYTAAYNRMIQETDSEHAPWYRVRADDKKKARLNCITHLLSMIPYEHLEFEAPDLGKRKKRVKGMPKKINFRHTVKELY comes from the coding sequence ATGGCCAGGGATAAACTCTCCACCGAGGAATATGAAAAGGCACTGGAGAAGCTTCAGGTTGAGCTGTGTCTGTTGCAGCGTTATGTAAAAGAGCAGGGCCTCAGGGTGGTTGTGGTCTTTGAGGGGAGGGACGCTGCAGGCAAGGGCGGAGTCATAAAAAGAATAACGGAGCGGGTCAGTCCCCGGATTTTCAGGGTGATTGCCTTGCCTGCTCCCAATGAACGCGAAAAAACACAGTTGTATATGCAACGCTACATCAAGCACATGCCGGCGGCGGGGGAAGTGATTCTCTTTGACCGCTCGTGGTATAACCGTGCCGGGGTGGAAAAGGTGATGGGCTTTTGCAGCGAGTGGGAATATGAAAATTTTCTGGCGAACACGCCTCAATTTGAAAAGTATCTCACAACTGTCGGTATCGTGCTCATTAAATATTTTTTCGATGTCACCATGGAGGAACAGGAGAGACGGTTCAGGAAGCGGTTGACCGATCCCAGGCGGCAATGGAAACTCTCGCCGATGGATGTGGAGTCATATCAGAGGTGGTGGGACTATACCGCAGCCTATAATCGAATGATCCAGGAGACGGATAGTGAACATGCTCCCTGGTACAGGGTGCGGGCAGATGACAAGAAAAAAGCCAGGTTGAACTGCATAACTCACCTACTCAGTATGATTCCTTACGAACATCTGGAATTTGAGGCGCCCGACCTTGGCAAGCGCAAAAAACGGGTGAAAGGGATGCCGAAGAAAATCAACTTCAGGCATACAGTTAAAGAGTTGTATTAG
- a CDS encoding periplasmic heavy metal sensor, producing the protein MKWKFLVSLAVFFFCGISIGLWVGQKTALDNALKVACRPAEPQELDSFYTNVLKVSDEQKTELTEIQQRYQNKRNHFTNRMHQANLQLADVIEHEGYESDKIQPLVSEIHAAMGELQTLSLTHLATIEKVLDQNQAALLKNNAVMRLRQN; encoded by the coding sequence ATGAAATGGAAATTTTTGGTTTCCCTGGCTGTTTTTTTCTTTTGCGGTATTTCAATCGGCCTGTGGGTTGGTCAGAAAACCGCTCTCGATAACGCCCTGAAAGTTGCATGCAGACCGGCTGAACCTCAGGAACTGGACTCATTCTATACAAACGTACTGAAAGTCTCTGATGAGCAGAAAACCGAGCTCACTGAAATACAGCAAAGGTATCAAAACAAAAGAAACCATTTCACCAACAGGATGCACCAGGCGAATTTGCAACTCGCGGACGTGATCGAACATGAGGGGTACGAAAGCGATAAAATACAACCTCTGGTCTCTGAAATACATGCTGCCATGGGAGAGCTACAAACACTTTCCCTGACGCACCTCGCTACGATTGAAAAGGTTCTCGACCAGAATCAGGCTGCACTTCTCAAAAACAATGCAGTAATGAGACTCCGCCAGAATTAA